The Cytobacillus luteolus genome window below encodes:
- the rpoC gene encoding DNA-directed RNA polymerase subunit beta', with product MLDVNNFEYMKIGLASPDKIRSWSFGEVKKPETINYRTLKPEKDGLFCERIFGPTKDWECHCGKYKRVRYKGVVCDRCGVEVTRAKVRRERMGHIELAAPVSHIWYFKGIPSRMGLVLDMSPRALEEIIYFASYVVTETGDTPLEKKQLLSEKEFRAYREKYGNTFQASMGAEAIKKLLSDIELNKEVNFLKEELKTAQGQRRTRAIKRLEVLEAFRNSGNEPSWMILDVLPVIPPELRPMVQLDGGRFATSDLNDLYRRVINRNNRLKRLLDLGAPSIIVQNEKRMLQEAVDALIDNGRRGRPVTGPGNRPLKSLSHMLKGKQGRFRQNLLGKRVDYSGRSVIVVGPNLKMYQCGLPKEMALELFKPFVMKELVEKGLAHNIKSAKRKIERVNPEVWDVLESVIREHPVLLNRAPTLHRLGIQAFEPTLVEGRAIRLHPLVCTAYNADFDGDQMAVHVPLSAEAQAEARLLMLAAQNILNPKDGKPVVTPSQDMVLGNYYLTLERKGAIGEGMVFKDTNEALIAYQNGYVHLHTRVAVHAGSLNNVTFTEEQNQQLLVTTVGKLIFNEILPKSFPYINEPTKRNLEEKTPEKYFIPKGANVLEAITSQELIDPFKKKILGNIIAEVFKKFKITETSKMLDRMKNLGFKYSTKAGITVGVSDIVVLPEKQVILTEAQAKVDNVLKQFRRGLITEEERYDRVISIWSAAKDVIQGKLMDTLDRSNPIFMMSDSGARGNASNFTQLAGMRGLMANPAGRIIELPIKSSFREGLTVLEYFISTHGARKGLADTALKTADSGYLTRRLVDVAQDVIVRDDDCGTDRGLHIRALKDGTEVIEALEERLIGRYARKTIKHPETKEIIVKENDLITEDLATTIVEAGVEDAWIRSAFTCNTRHGVCKKCYGRNLATGSEVEVGEAVGIIAAQSIGEPGTQLTMRTFHTGGVAGDDITQGLPRIQELFEARNPKGQAVISEIDGVVSAINEVRDKQQEIVIQGDVESRSYTAPYSARLKVIEGQEINRGQELTEGSIDPKELLKVKDMTAVQEYLLREVQKVYRMQGVEIGDKHVEVMVRQMLRKVRVMDAGDTDVLPGSLLDVHQFTDANTKVIIKGGMPATGRPVLLGITKASLETDSFLSAASFQETTRVLTDAAIKGKRDELLGLKENVIIGKLVPAGTGMNRYRRAEPILQTEDKEETVTVE from the coding sequence TTAGACATGTCCCCTCGTGCACTGGAAGAAATTATCTACTTTGCTTCTTATGTTGTTACAGAAACTGGTGACACTCCATTAGAAAAAAAGCAACTTCTTTCAGAAAAAGAATTCCGTGCATATCGCGAGAAGTACGGAAATACATTCCAAGCTTCTATGGGTGCAGAAGCAATTAAAAAATTACTTTCAGACATTGAACTTAACAAGGAAGTTAATTTCTTAAAAGAAGAATTAAAAACGGCTCAAGGGCAACGTCGTACTCGTGCGATTAAACGTCTGGAAGTGTTAGAGGCATTCAGAAATTCAGGTAACGAGCCATCTTGGATGATTCTAGATGTACTTCCGGTAATTCCACCAGAATTACGTCCGATGGTTCAATTAGATGGTGGGCGTTTTGCAACTTCTGACTTAAATGACCTATATCGTCGTGTTATTAACCGTAACAACCGTTTAAAACGCTTATTAGACCTTGGTGCACCAAGTATTATTGTTCAAAATGAAAAGCGTATGTTACAGGAAGCAGTCGATGCACTGATTGACAATGGTCGTCGTGGCCGTCCAGTAACTGGTCCTGGTAATCGTCCATTAAAGTCGTTATCACACATGTTAAAAGGGAAGCAAGGGCGTTTCCGTCAAAACCTTCTTGGAAAACGTGTTGACTACTCAGGACGTTCCGTTATTGTAGTTGGACCGAATTTGAAAATGTACCAATGTGGATTACCTAAAGAAATGGCACTTGAACTATTTAAGCCTTTCGTAATGAAGGAATTAGTAGAAAAAGGCCTGGCCCACAACATTAAGAGTGCGAAACGTAAAATAGAGCGCGTAAACCCAGAAGTATGGGATGTTCTTGAATCAGTTATCAGGGAACACCCTGTATTACTAAACCGTGCACCTACTCTACATAGATTAGGAATTCAAGCATTTGAACCAACACTTGTTGAAGGACGCGCAATCCGTCTTCACCCTCTTGTATGTACAGCTTACAACGCTGACTTCGACGGTGACCAAATGGCGGTACACGTACCTTTATCAGCTGAAGCACAAGCTGAAGCACGTTTACTTATGCTAGCGGCGCAAAACATCCTTAACCCTAAGGATGGTAAACCAGTTGTTACTCCATCTCAAGACATGGTATTAGGAAACTACTACTTAACACTTGAGCGTAAAGGAGCAATTGGCGAAGGTATGGTATTTAAAGATACAAATGAAGCTTTAATTGCCTACCAAAATGGCTATGTTCATCTTCATACACGAGTTGCGGTTCATGCAGGCTCATTAAATAATGTGACTTTTACAGAGGAACAAAATCAGCAGTTATTAGTAACTACGGTTGGTAAGTTGATCTTCAATGAAATCTTACCTAAATCGTTCCCTTATATTAATGAACCAACAAAACGTAATCTTGAAGAAAAAACACCAGAAAAATACTTTATTCCAAAAGGTGCTAACGTTTTAGAAGCAATTACTAGCCAAGAACTCATCGATCCATTCAAGAAGAAAATTCTTGGAAATATCATTGCAGAAGTGTTCAAGAAGTTCAAAATTACTGAGACTTCAAAAATGTTAGATCGAATGAAGAACTTAGGTTTCAAATACTCTACTAAAGCTGGTATTACAGTAGGTGTGTCAGATATCGTAGTTTTACCTGAAAAACAAGTAATTCTAACTGAAGCGCAAGCAAAAGTAGATAATGTATTAAAACAATTCCGCCGTGGATTAATTACGGAAGAAGAACGTTATGATCGAGTTATTTCAATCTGGAGTGCAGCAAAAGATGTTATCCAAGGTAAGCTAATGGATACACTTGATAGAAGTAACCCAATATTCATGATGAGTGACTCTGGTGCCCGTGGTAACGCATCTAACTTTACGCAGTTAGCTGGTATGCGTGGTCTAATGGCCAACCCGGCTGGTAGAATCATCGAGTTACCAATCAAATCGAGTTTCCGTGAAGGTTTAACGGTACTAGAATACTTCATCTCTACTCACGGTGCGCGTAAAGGTCTAGCCGATACAGCGTTAAAAACAGCTGACTCAGGTTACTTAACTAGACGTCTTGTAGATGTTGCACAAGATGTAATCGTTAGAGATGATGATTGTGGAACAGATAGAGGTCTTCATATCCGTGCATTAAAAGATGGCACAGAGGTAATTGAAGCCCTTGAAGAGCGACTAATCGGTCGTTATGCAAGAAAAACAATTAAACATCCAGAGACAAAAGAGATTATCGTAAAAGAGAATGACTTAATCACTGAAGACCTAGCGACTACAATTGTAGAAGCAGGTGTTGAAGATGCATGGATTCGTTCAGCGTTTACTTGTAACACTAGACATGGTGTGTGTAAAAAATGTTATGGTCGTAACCTAGCAACTGGTTCAGAGGTAGAGGTTGGAGAAGCTGTAGGTATTATTGCTGCTCAATCAATCGGTGAGCCAGGAACACAGTTAACGATGCGTACATTCCATACAGGTGGAGTTGCAGGAGATGATATCACTCAAGGTTTACCTCGTATTCAGGAGCTATTTGAGGCGCGTAATCCGAAGGGTCAAGCGGTTATTTCCGAAATCGATGGTGTTGTTAGTGCAATAAATGAAGTAAGAGATAAACAACAAGAAATCGTTATTCAAGGTGATGTAGAAAGTCGCTCGTACACAGCACCATATAGTGCACGTTTAAAGGTAATTGAAGGTCAAGAAATTAACCGTGGTCAAGAATTAACGGAAGGTTCTATTGATCCTAAAGAGCTTTTAAAAGTAAAAGATATGACAGCAGTACAAGAATACTTATTGCGTGAGGTTCAAAAGGTATACCGTATGCAAGGTGTAGAAATTGGAGATAAACACGTAGAAGTAATGGTTCGACAAATGTTACGTAAAGTAAGAGTTATGGATGCAGGTGATACAGATGTGTTACCAGGTTCATTACTTGACGTACATCAATTCACAGATGCGAATACAAAAGTGATAATAAAAGGTGGAATGCCTGCAACTGGTCGTCCAGTCCTACTTGGTATCACAAAAGCATCACTTGAAACAGATTCCTTCTTATCTGCTGCATCATTCCAAGAAACAACAAGAGTTCTTACAGATGCTGCAATTAAAGGGAAGCGTGATGAATTACTTGGACTTAAAGAGAATGTAATTATTGGTAAATTAGTACCAGCAGGAACAGGTATGAACCGTTACCGTAGAGCAGAACCAATTCTTCAAACCGAAGATAAAGAAGAGACTGTTACTGTAGAATAG
- a CDS encoding 50S ribosomal protein L7ae-like protein, which yields MSYDKVLQATEIIIGTKQTVKALQNTKVLEVVVAEDADRRVVNKLLQLAEEQRVKITRVESMKLLGKACGIEVGAAAVAIIR from the coding sequence ATGTCTTATGATAAAGTATTACAGGCAACTGAGATAATCATAGGTACAAAGCAAACAGTGAAAGCACTACAGAACACAAAGGTACTAGAAGTTGTCGTAGCAGAAGATGCTGATCGGCGAGTTGTTAATAAACTATTACAACTAGCTGAGGAACAACGAGTAAAGATAACTAGAGTGGAATCTATGAAATTGCTTGGAAAAGCATGTGGAATAGAAGTAGGAGCTGCAGCTGTAGCGATTATTCGTTAA
- the rpsL gene encoding 30S ribosomal protein S12: protein MPTINQLVRKGRETKVVKSDSPALNKGYNSFKKAQTNLTSPQKRGVCTRVGTMTPKKPNSALRKYARVRLTNGIEVTAYIPGIGHNLQEHSVVLIRGGRVKDLPGVRYHIVRGALDTAGVNNRMQGRSKYGTKRPKAAKK from the coding sequence ATGCCTACTATTAATCAATTAGTGCGTAAGGGCCGTGAGACTAAGGTAGTTAAATCTGACTCTCCAGCTTTAAATAAAGGGTACAACAGCTTCAAAAAAGCTCAAACTAACCTTACATCACCTCAAAAACGTGGTGTTTGTACACGTGTTGGTACGATGACACCTAAAAAACCAAACTCAGCACTTCGTAAGTATGCTCGTGTACGTTTAACTAACGGTATCGAGGTTACAGCTTACATCCCAGGAATTGGACACAACCTACAAGAGCACAGTGTAGTGTTAATTCGTGGTGGACGTGTTAAAGACTTACCAGGGGTACGTTATCACATTGTACGTGGTGCGTTAGATACAGCTGGTGTTAATAACCGTATGCAAGGTCGTTCTAAATACGGAACTAAGAGACCTAAAGCTGCAAAAAAATAA
- the rpsG gene encoding 30S ribosomal protein S7: MPRKGPVAKRDVLPDPIYNSKLVSRLINKMMVDGKRGKSQAILYNAFELVQQRSGKDAMEVFEQAIKNIMPVLEVRARRVGGSNYQVPVEVRPERRTTLGLRWLVNYARLRGEKTMEERLANEILDAANNSGAAVKKREDTHKMAEANKAFAHYRW; the protein is encoded by the coding sequence ATGCCTCGTAAAGGACCTGTAGCAAAAAGAGATGTATTACCAGATCCGATTTATAATTCAAAGCTTGTATCTCGTTTAATCAACAAAATGATGGTTGACGGAAAAAGAGGTAAATCACAAGCGATTTTATATAATGCGTTTGAATTAGTACAACAACGTTCTGGAAAGGACGCTATGGAAGTATTCGAACAAGCAATTAAGAACATCATGCCTGTACTTGAAGTAAGAGCTCGCCGTGTAGGTGGATCTAACTACCAAGTACCTGTAGAAGTTCGCCCTGAACGTAGAACTACTTTAGGACTACGTTGGTTAGTAAACTATGCTCGTCTTCGTGGAGAAAAAACGATGGAAGAGCGTTTAGCTAACGAAATTTTAGATGCAGCAAACAATAGTGGTGCAGCTGTTAAAAAGCGTGAGGACACTCACAAAATGGCTGAAGCTAACAAAGCATTCGCACACTACCGTTGGTAG